From the Salvelinus alpinus chromosome 12, SLU_Salpinus.1, whole genome shotgun sequence genome, the window ttatcatatatgcacagtcacttcaaccatacctacatgtatatactacctcaattagcccgactaaccggtgcctgtatatagcctcgctgctgtTATTTTACActatctttttactgttgtttttatttctttacttatctattgttcacctaatacctattttttacttaaaatttgcactgttggttagggcctgtaagtaagcatttccctgtaaggtctacacctgttgtatacggcgcacgtgacaaactttgatttgatttgactacaaGTGTGCCAGGACTTCCTGGAAAGTTTGGAACACAATGACATATACATTGCTTTGGAAACACAGCCATCCCCTAACAGAACAAGAGTGGCTGGAGTTCATCCACAATTACTACCTGGTTGTCCAGTAAGTATTCTATATAGTATGATTATTATGTGTCTCTTTCATGTCAGTACATGCAGCTCTTTGCATCTTATTggtacttctctctccctccctttctcagtgatggtgtagagatagAGGACCGTGTTCACTATGTGGACAGCTGTCAGGCCATGTTGCGTAGGCTTTGTGAGGTCAGTCCATAGTTAGACACAGACAGAATCCACAACATATGGATCGTCAAACCTGGGGCCAAGTCCCGgcgcagaggtgtgtgtgttccaaGAGGAGAAGAGACGTGACTTTATTTAAGTGTGTTTATTTGATACTTACAGTGTACCCCAACAGTTATGTTGTTTATGTGTCTCTTCCATGTCCCTCCAGCTGTGCAGGCATCACGTGTGCCAAAAGGCTGGATGACATCCTGAAGCTGGTGGACAGTAAGTGGGTGGTGCAGAAGTACCTGGAACACCCGCTGCTGGTGCACGGCACCAAGTTTGACCTGCGTCAGTTGTTTCTTGTGACTGACTGGAACCCTCTTACTGTCTGGTTCTATAAGAAGTGCTACCTAAGCTTCTCCTCCCAGCCCTACTCAGTGGAGACACTAGACAGCTGAGGGGGCATTTTCACCTAGTTGCTACTATGTTTTTCAATGTTGATTCCAAATTTCACTTTGTCGCTAATTTCCTATAACGATTTTTAcaagcttcagcactcggcgatcccgttctgtgagcttgtgtggcctaccacttcgcagctgagccgatgttgttcctagacatttccacttcacaataacagtcactgagctcttcagtaaggtcattctactgccaatgtgtgtctatgattgcatggctttgtgcttgatttgatacacctgtcagcaatgagtgtggctgaaatcgcctaatccactaatttgaaggtgtatccacatacttttgtatatatagtggatatttttcccattctaTGCTTGACAACCATTTGGGACTGTGTGTACACATGGCCATGGCTGTgtgtacatttacacacacttaggttgttGATAAAAGGTGAGGTGCACAGGTGAGCGAGTCGGTCAAGGATCGACTCAGACGAGGAGTTAAAGTTTAACAATCAGCAGTTTATTCAGAGTAAATATATTTGGTACTGCGCATGCGGGGCTCCGTCTAAAAACTCTGAGTGAGCTGAAAGAGGAGAGCCCCTAAAACAGGTTGATTACagattatatacagtacagaaagtaggttgattCTTTGAAGTCCTGGTCCTCTGGTTGGCTCTGGTCCGGGCGTAGTCCATGCTTATTGGTCCACCATTGTTGTTGAAGAATGTCCCTTGCTTAATGTCTGTTTTGAATTTCCCAACTGCCGTGGGTGCACAATGTTAATAAGCTTAGGATCCCTAGAAGCTCTATTAGGTATTAATGCAGTGTGTGTGGTTCTCTGTGTTTGAGTGTGAATGTgcgtgggtggtgtgtgtgtgtgtgtgtgtcttccagcCATCAGCAGATATGTCATCACAAGATGAAGTCCCTTAGACCTCTGCGGTTGacccagttcctgttttcttggctGTAAGAGGAAACATTAGTATGGCATGCCAGAGGCAGGTTGTGCAACATACTGCAAACACACTTGTAATATAAGTTCATTTGCTTTGCCTTTTGTTACTAAAAGCTAATGCATAGATATAAAGGCCTATCTTGGCTTCAAGCATATATGAGCATAAAAGTTTTTCTTACAAGGTTCATATTGTTAAGTCTCACACTTTGCGTGGAAATGATCCCACGCTTGGTTTACGCACTATTTTGTGCCTAAGCATGATTGATAAATGAGGCCTCTgtagttttggtgcaggtacagccaactagtgcaaaaaataatattgcgatattgtcaaaaatAATATTCCAATATGTAACTGTAGcgatttattattatttgtttaaaAAATCCCCCCATCACTgtatgccaacattccattcaaacgattatataacatataatataatcgttgagaactaacaatcaccaacataaaagctagacagtcagggagaattgaaAATGGAAGGTTTAGCAGTATAtattttgttattatgtttgagcaaaagaacacagattTAACCATGGCAAAACACATAGAATTGCAgtaaatttgctttaaaacagcaaaatgTTCTCTTAGCTCCATGGCAGAATATGTCAATTGCATAAAATtctctttaaaactgcaacatttcctcTCAACTGCATGGCAAAATGTGAAGAAGTGCAGAAAATTTGCTTTAAGGAGCGGGTTAGagccccgctccttgaaagcggcagctctaccctttagctctgtgctgatgttgcctgtaatccatggcttctggttggggtatgtacgtacggtcactgtaggGATGACTTCatcgatgtacttattgatgaagcctgtgactgatgtggtgtactcctcaatgccatcggaagaatcccggaacatattccggtctgtgctagcaaaacagtcttgtagtttagcatctgcgtcatctgaccacttccgtgttaagcgagtcactggtacttcctgctttagtttttgcttgtaagcaggaatcaggaggatatagtaatggtcagatttgccatttggagaacgagggagagctttgtacgcatctctgtgtgtggagtaaaggtggtctagttttttccctctggttgcacatataACATTCTGGTAGAACTTAgataaaaatggatttaagtttaaAGACTGGGAACCAATAAATCTCACTcggaggctgtgtgtgtgggtgtttgagtgagaaagacagaggCAACCAGTAAAAGCACAACTCCATTCATTATCGACACATTGTGCCGACACCAAAGATCCATTCCAGACTCTGACGTCAGGAGGACTTTGAGAGTTCGGTGTTAGCCAGACTACCTCTGCCCTGAATAAGAGGTTATACAGatgttctctcttgctctctgtctataGGCAACAGGGAGGTGCCTCAGTATGTGGGGGTCAACCTCCTTGTTGAGGGCTCTCAGATAAAATGGCCCGCCGTCATCCTAAAAAAACATCCAATTCCCCAGAGTCTCTACCCAGACGGCATCACCAAAGCAAGGACAACGAGGCTGTGGCAGAGAAACCCAAGCCGGCCTCTTCTAAGAGGTGCCTGAAGGCTGCTGGCCAGAGAGTCCTGGAGGTTGCAGCGCCTGAGCCTTGTCAACTCCCTCCATCTGCCACCCAGTCCCATACCATGGACTGCTGGTAGAGACCCCGGGTTATAAGGCCCCAGAGTTATAAGCCCCCTGCTGCCCCTGATAGTTACAAAAGCCGTTTCCTTCCTCTGGGGGTCATCAACCTTCAAGACCCAGACAAGGAGCCCCCTGCCCTGCTTGTGCCCACTCCTCTGGTACCCCATGCTGGGATCAGGTTCCAGAACATCTCCAGGCACAAGAACCTCACCCATAGGGTGATCAGGACCATATGTGTATGGAGGGGAACTTACAAGAGCTCCTGACAGAGGGGGGTATTGGACTACTGTTGCTTAATGTTTTAAGCAGTTTTTTGCACTCAGCCATTGTAGGCCTACCTCATTATAATAAAGTCAGGATTGAATCCACTTAGCTAGATTGTTTAGCATTTCTGTATAATACTGTCATTTAGATAACAGTGTATGCTGCTACAGTGTAGCCTTTGTCCGACTTGTTGACGCTGCTGCTGCTTGCGTCAACCGCTGACGTCACAGTTCTATACAGGACTTCGCGTGCGTCCACGTTGTGGAACGTGCGCGCAGCTGATCTTTCTTTATTTGCCAGGAAAAGATGGCAGCGTCCGTGTGCGGAGTCGGGAGCACGGTGGGTCGAGCCCTAGCCAAAGCACGTAGCGTAAGTATTCAGGAACATCTTGGCATTTGAGGGGTCTGTAAGGAAAATAACGTTGTTGGTTGGTATCTGCATTTCCTTCACCACAGCGAAAAAAAGTAGGCCCCTGTGTAGGCTGTAGCAGAGGTATGTCTCTGGCTGTAGCTCGTTAGCGAGCTATCTTGGCTGTGTAACCAGACAAAGTGATAGCTAGCCGGTAAACATTATATTGGCAGGAAAGGCGCAACACATCACTGTAGATTACGTAATATGAGTGGAAATGTTGACATCATGTTAGTTAACCTATACCTGCGTTTATTCGATTTTAATAACTAACCCAAGGTCATTTGGACCATCTTCCGCGTTGTCCTTAGCTATCTGCCCAATCGTTAAGTTAACCAGTTAGCTAGCAGATGTTGGTTACCTCTTGTCCAGATAAATGATGACAGTATATTTTAGTAGTCGACCAGTTGCGTTGCTGACTGGTAATCACATTCCACTGGCCATATGTTAATTTGAGCTCGCTAGAAAGTCATTATATGATCTTGGCTAACTATTAAGTTTATTTTGACTGCAAACTGTAGTGGGCTGCTATGCTAGCTAACCGGTGAAGTGTTTTCTTGACGGACCCTCActgaatataaaaaaaaatagccCCTCACTGTTACCTCCAACGTATTAGCTAGCAAGGTCGACAGGCTGTACATGTAAATTGGTAGCTATCACTTATTGTGGGATCAAGTCAGCAGATCACCCCACAAGCACTTTCTCTTGTCCATTTAAATTTTTTATTGGCCATGATGACATTGAGTTGGAAAAATTCATATTTTGCTGACTCTATATCCCATTACTACAAATTATTTCAACAATTTCATACATGGAATCCGTACACCAGCTGTAGTCTTTATCAACACAACCAAATTAATTTACTATTTGCTAAAGAATCTCTTCACAGCTGACTATCCTCTCCCTCTAGCCCATCCTGCTGTCTCTACGGCGTGGCCAGGCGACGGTGACCTACGCCCAGAGCCTTCTAGGAGCTCCGGAGACCCGTCTCACTGCCCTGGACAATGGCCTGAGGATCGCATCCGAGGAGACTGGACATGGCACATGCACTGTAAGGACCTCTGCTGTGTCATTGATTATACAATCTAAGTACTGTTcatgatggttttgggaaacattGCGTAATACAGTCACATTTCAGATGAACCTGGCTGTCTATTTTTTTGCGCAGCACGGTATAAGTTCCACCTGTACTCTCTCTCAGGTTGGGTTGTGGATCAACTGTGGAAGTCGCTACGAGACTGAGAAGAACAATGGAGCTGGGTTCTTCCTGGAGCATATGGCTTTCAAGGTACATAACAGCTGTGACATCTACCTTGAGTCTCATAAGGGATTTCACACTTAACTACTGCACCAGACTGGCCCAAAAGCATTTGACACTTTTCTGTTCTCCCCCTTTTCCCTTTGTTTCTTTTCCCCAGGGGACAAAGAAGCACCCCCAGATGGCCCTGGAGCAGCAGGTGGAGTCCATGGGTGCTCACCTGAGTGCATACACTTCCCGGGAGCACACTGCCTACTACATGAAGACCCTGGCCAAGGACCTGCCCAAAGGTGTGCCAACCAGACACCTGCAGACACAATGAGACAGGAATAAGGAATGGAGACTGTTTATAAGATGTGATAATTCAGTGTGTATGTGGGGTGGGGTTCTTATAAGCCCCTGGTCATAGAGAGGGAGtgtttgtgtatatacagtgcattcgggaagtattcagacccatcaCCTTTTAcacgttttgttacattacagccttattctaaaactgatcattgttttttcccctcatcagctctacacacaacccataatgacaaagcaaaaactgttttttagacaatcacatacgtattcagaccctttactcagtacttcgttggagcacctttggcagcgatcctctcaagctctgtcagtttggatgggaagcgtcacggcagctattttcaggtctctccagagatgttcgatcgggttcaaatccgggctctggctgggcctcttaaggacattcagagacttgtcctgaggACACTCCTGCATTGGATAgactgtgtgcttagtgtcgttgtccttttggaaggtgaaactgtgccccagtctgaggtcctgagtgctctggagcaggttttcatcaaggatctctctgtactttgctccgttcatctttaccttgactagtctcctagtccctgccgctgaaaaacatccccacagcaaaattctgccaccaccaagcttcaccgtagggatggtgccaggtttcctccagatgtgatgcttggcattcaggccaaatagtcaatcctggtttcatcagaccagaggatcttgtttcttatggtctgagagtcctttacgtGCCTTTTGGTTAATTCCAAGCGGgttgtcgtgccttttactgaggagtggcatccgcctggccactctaccataaaggcctgattgacaacatctctgcagcactccaccaatctggaaggttctcccatctccacagaggaactctggagttctgtcagtgaccattgggttcttggtcacctccttgaccaaggcccttcttgtattcttggggaccttgaacgctgcagaaatgtttttgtaccctttcccagatctgtgcctcgacacaatcctgtctcggcgctctacagacaattcctttgacctcatggcttggtttttgctctgacatgcactgtcaactgtgggaccttatatagacaggtgtgtgcctttccaaatcatgtgcaatcaattgaatttacaacaggtggactccaatcaagttgtagaaacatctcaagaatgatcaatggaaacaggatgcacttgagctcaatttcgagtctcatagcaaagggtctgaatactttttgaaaaAACTGTTCTTGCTaggtcattattgggtattgtgtgtagattgaggtaaACATgtaatttcatcaattttagaataagactaacgtaacaaaatgtggaaaacatgaaggggtctggatactttccgaatccactgtaGTTGTAAAGCACCTGTTGCCTTTTGgtcaattatactgaacaaaataaacgcaacaattaACAATTTGACAGTTACAGTtcgtaaggaaatcagtcaattgaaattaattaattaggccctcatctatggatttcacatgactctgcaggggcgcagccatttgAGGGCAAAGGCctacccacttggcagccaggcccagccaatcagaatgagtttctccacaaaggggctttattaaACAAATGCTCATCACCCCTCCCACCCCCCTCAGACAGTCCCACAGGTGATGTAGCTGGATGTGGCAGtcctggtctgtggttgtgaggccggttggactccctgccaagttctctaaaacgactttggaggcagtttatggtagtgaaattaacattacattctctggcaacagctctagttgacattcctgcagtcagcatgccagttgcaccCTCCTTCAACTTCAGACacctatggcattgtgttgtgacatctgcacattttagagaggccttttattgtccccagtacaaggtgcaccggtgtaatgatcacgctgtttaattcgcttcttgatatgccacacctgccaggtggatgggTTAcattggcaaaggaaaaatgctcactaatagggatgtaaacaaatttgtgcgtatggaacatttctgagatctattatttcagctcgtgaaacatgggaccaacactacatgttgtgtttatatttttgttcagtatagtttactGTGCATGTCCTCTAGTTATTGtcgtggctatatatatatatgtgtgtgtgtgtgtactgaatcAGTACTCTATTCCCAGCGGTGGCGCTGTTATCTGAGGTGCTGCAGAGCAATGCCCTGAGCGAGGCTGACATTGAGCAGCAGAGGAGTGTAGTGCTGAAAGagctggaggaggtggagggcagTCTGCAGGACGTGTGTCTGGACCTGCTGCACGCCACAGCTTTCCAGGGCACCCCCTTAGGACACAGTGTTCTGGGGCCATCCCAAAacgccaggtacacacacactgagcctaCCAGGGAATCTTATTGGGTCAGAGCATGCTAGGGCCAAGCCAAAACACTAGGGGAAGTCCCACATACCCGTTACAGCATCCTGTTACATTTCACAGCATTCCGAGTTAGTTTTGATCTGTCTCTTCCCTTCAGGACTTTGAGTCGACAGGATCTGGTAGATTTCATCAGGAGCCACTACAAGGCCCCCCGCATGGTGCTGGCAGCTGCTGGAGGTATGTCTCCCATACATTAACACTGCCATGTTAAGGCTGTGTAGAGAGGTATAATATGCAAATACAAACCGGCCCTGATTGattgttttgtgtgtgtaatgTCGTCCTTGTTTGTAATGGCTCACTGCCTGTCTCCTGTGTAGGTGTGACTCACGAGGAGCTGGTTGGGTTGGCCAAGCAGCACTTCAGTGGCGTTTCCTTTGAGTACGAGGATGATGCTGTGCCTGTTTTGTCCCCCTGCCGCTTCTCTGGCAGCGAGGTGAGGAACGCTCCGGTCTCTGTCTGAATTTACCGATGTCTGAACAAGGGCACAGGCATCCCATCAGAGGGTTTATTCTGTCACATCCACCCCCTTTCCGtgattacaatcttgtctcattgctggaACTccccaatgagagagagagagagagactctaatatgacccgccaaaccgtgcttcttgacacccgctcgcttaacccggaagccggcTGCTTCAATGtgacggaggaaacaccgtttagctgatgaccgaagtcagcctgcaggtgcccggcccgccacaatgAGTCGACTAGggcgtgatgagccaagtaaagcccccggccaaaccctccactaacctggacaacgctgggacaattgtgggactcccggtcacggccggtaatGGGAtggaaccccaggctgtagtgatgcagtgccttataccgctgcgccactcgggaggcccggaGCTTTTCTTCTATGTTCTATTAAGaatgttcatattgttaaccctgCGTTGTCTCCCTCTTTGTAGATCCGCATGCGTGATGACGATATGCCCCTGGCACACATTGCCATCGCCGTGGAGGGTGCCAGTGCCGCCAGCCCAGACATAGTGCCTCTCATGGTGGCCAACTCCATCATTGGCAGCTATGACATCACTTTCGGTGGTGGAAAGCACCTGAGCAGTCGCCTGGCTCGTCTAGCCTCAGAGGAGAGTCTGTGCCACAGCTTCCAGGCCTTCCACTCCTCCTACAGCGACACTGGTCTGCTGGGCATCTACTTTGTCACTGACAAACACCACATCGACGACATGATGCACTGGTCACAGAACGCATGGTTAGTTGGGATTTACAATACGTACACTCAAGCGCTACACATGGATGCAGTCCTCGTTGAACACTTGTCCTCAGCCTGTGTATTTTTACATTTGATGGTATTGACCCACCTTTTTCCTTTCTCTCCCTGAAGGATGAACTTGTGCACCACAGTGACAGAGAGTGACATTGCCAGAGCCAAGAATGCCCTCAAGGCCAGCCTGGTGGGACAGCTCAACGGTAAGATCTTTACCTCATGTAGCCCATAAGAAACTTCAATGGACATTTCAGAAATGttctcatctccagcaccacaccAACATCaacatgtaaaaataaaaaaattggcgCATTTGTTTTGTATTGAAAGAGGAAGAtgtgtgtttccaatgacatcggtgtgattttaaccaattgTGAGTAGGTGTTGCCTTCTAATTGGTTGATTTAATTGGAAAAACTCATCTTCCtcttactacaaaacatagaaatgtgcTGTTTTTTCCCGTTTTAATGTTGGTGTGGTACTGGAGATGACATGGTGAACTAGTACTCCTTGGTCCCCACTAACACTGCCTTACTGCTCTCCTGTAGGAACGACACCGATATGTGATGACATCGGCAGACATGTCCTGAACTACGGCCGCCGTATCCCTCTAGCCGAGTGGGACGTCCGCATCAACGTGAGTACAACCCCCTTCACTGCCCAAACATACGGCTGTTACACCCTCCTACCACCTAGAGGGTGCTATTTCTGCGCCTCTTTCTTCCAAACCGACCCCCACTGCGTTCACCCACATTCTTCCTaccatctctgtccctgtctccccCCCAGGCTGTGACGCCCAAGATGGTGCGTGACGTCTGCTCCAAATACATCTATGACAAGTGTCCCGCCGTTTCTGCTGTTGGTAAGTTACCACAAGGGATGTTGACTTAAATTGGTTAGCTGCCGAAAAATACCtttgactggtcatgcttatcggtctctaggtttaaaaaaaatcttatcaCATGCGCACAGCTTACAGAGCCTAGTTTGAGAAACGGAATAGcctatcacctgtcagacagcacAAGAGCAGCTCCTCAAAAAGCCGGTACAGGAGTGAAACGTGCTTTCGTAAGCCCAGTCATTGCGCAACAAATAACTATTCTAAATGCAATCGAGTGTAACTGTTGATGGCCATGATTTTAGAGCTACTTTATTTCTCCATCTCAACACATAATTAAAGCACACCTCCCATTTGTGTGCGTAGACCATAGTCAGCGGGAGGCTATCAGCGCGTCACACGCCACTTTGCAATGTGACCTTGAGGCAGTagaattgtttgaaacctgaacgttttactTTAGTTCATAGAGGCAattcttaccttgcttcaaagtagccttgccAAAATCCAAGTGGGACATATTGTTAATTGGAgccaattattttataaagtctTCCTCTTGACATTAACCAGCAATTCtttcctgttctattggttttcatatcaacttaTTTTTGTTGTCCAGaagcacaatcctagtcatattaacaacccattgTAGTTGTTGCTATTAGAATCCCTCTGTTTCTGAGATTTCTAATATGGAATCGCTCGCATTaggtttaatttaacctttattttaactaggcaagtcagttaagaacaaattcttattttataatgacggcctaccctggccaaacccggatgacgccgggccaattgtgcgcctccctatcggactcccgatcacggccggttgtgatacagcccgggattgaatcAGGGCCTGTAGTGACGTctgctagcactgagatgcagtgccttagaccgctgcactacTCGGGAGCCTTGGGTGCGCTGTTCAGAACAGTGTTTGCCCACTattgcattttggcaaatgtttgaatGTTAAATTGTCTGCTTCATTACAGGAGGTGGATGTTAAATAATAGGCTATAGTCTTTTGACTAAGACAATAGGCTTGTTATTGTTGCATGTTTCCATTAAGCTCTTAATGAAAAATGTCAGTTCCTTGTATGCATGCATAGTTTGTTGATCACTATTTTACCTTGGTAAAAAATTAAGTTTGTTGACCGGTTAATGATGGTCGTCATTCGGCAGAAAAATTTacagaaatttgcatccctaGTTACCACACATCAGTATTCCTTCCAAGCAGCCTTTGCACCTTTATCCTCTTGTCTAGGATAGAGTCTGGAAGTCCAGACTCTATCCTTCTctcatctgtctttctctctgttgtaCAGGCCCTATTGAGCAGCTGCCTGACTACAACAGGATGCGCAGTGCCATGTACTGGCTCCGCTTCTAAGATCCCCCATAGTGTTGCTACGCTCCTCCACTTCCATACTCCTCCCATCACTGCAAGAGTAAAGAACCGAGAACTGCCTCAGCTCATTAGCACAGACCAGTATGGACTCCAggccttctctccatctcctctcactACTTCAGTTCTAGTTGGTTATGAGGGAGAGAACCATGGTGTGTTGAGGGTGTGCATAAGTTGAGTGTTCTATTTCCTTGTATTTGTCACTGATGATCTTGAAAGATTGTAATACAGAATATTGTTAGTATCACTGAGCCTTTTCAGGCACCTGGTACTGCTCTGGAGAACAGAGGGGGACACCTGAACACATGCAGTGTACAATCATAGCACTGTACAACCAGTTGTGGAGAAGTATTTATGAATTGAGGTAATGTTTTGTTTCTGTCCTATTGTACATAAACTCATTCTGACATTCAAGTAAAACATGTTTGTGAGTCATTGTCCCACACAGAATTAGATTAGTAAGAATTAACATGTTATGATCTATCCTTGTTTTTGTATCAAATGGCATAATTCCAGTATTTAGTTCTTGTTCTAATTCAGCCACAATAGTTGGGTTAAAACTCCTGTTCCTCTGACTTGAGCTGCAGGGACCACTTCTACCCACCAGAGGGACAAGATCACTCCAGTATGAACTGATCTAACACTGTCAATGGTATGAACATGCTTTATTGACGAGGGAGGAGATTATCAGTCATGAAATGACATGTCTTCCAATGTATAAAATATTTGACCTATGAATATCAAATGTTAAGTAGATTACAGATCTCTCCCATTGTG encodes:
- the LOC139535612 gene encoding cytochrome b-c1 complex subunit 1, mitochondrial-like; this encodes MAASVCGVGSTVGRALAKARSPILLSLRRGQATVTYAQSLLGAPETRLTALDNGLRIASEETGHGTCTVGLWINCGSRYETEKNNGAGFFLEHMAFKGTKKHPQMALEQQVESMGAHLSAYTSREHTAYYMKTLAKDLPKAVALLSEVLQSNALSEADIEQQRSVVLKELEEVEGSLQDVCLDLLHATAFQGTPLGHSVLGPSQNARTLSRQDLVDFIRSHYKAPRMVLAAAGGVTHEELVGLAKQHFSGVSFEYEDDAVPVLSPCRFSGSEIRMRDDDMPLAHIAIAVEGASAASPDIVPLMVANSIIGSYDITFGGGKHLSSRLARLASEESLCHSFQAFHSSYSDTGLLGIYFVTDKHHIDDMMHWSQNAWMNLCTTVTESDIARAKNALKASLVGQLNGTTPICDDIGRHVLNYGRRIPLAEWDVRINAVTPKMVRDVCSKYIYDKCPAVSAVGPIEQLPDYNRMRSAMYWLRF